From the Flavobacterium gyeonganense genome, the window TCAATCCGCGGATTACGGGTTTCCCTATAGAAGTTCCGGTAGAAATCTGAGAAACTCCCGGAATTGTCGCCAGTCCTTCAATCAAGGTTGAAGTCCCTTTTTGCTGTAATGTTTTAATGCTTTCGTGGTCAATTTTCATTACGTTTTGCGATTGCAGTTTGTTAAAAGGAGTAGAAACCACGACTTCATCCATTTCTAAAATGGATTCTAAAAGTATAATGTCTAATGTATTTTCTTTTACCAGCTTAACAATGGTTTTATTTTGATTGGCATAACCTACATAAGAAAAAGCAAGTCGTAAATTTCCGTTTGGAAGATTCTTTAATTCATATTTTCCGTTCTCGTCTGTTGTAGTTCCTTTATGTAATTCGGGAGCGTAAACCGAAACGCCCGGCAAAGGATTATTTTGATTGTCAGTTACAGTTCCTGAAACCGAATTTTGAGCAGAAACAATACCCGAAAACCCTAAAATAAGGGCAATTATAAATTTTTTCATTTGAAAATGATTGCTATAGTTAATGGATTTTTTTAAACCGAATCAAATAGAGTAAAGTCTGCTGAATTTCCATATTAATGAAAACCAGAAAACTTAACTGAGTTTTGGATTCAGTTAAAACTGTGTTTTTCGAATAATCGAAATTTAAGATGCTACAGCTAAAGGAGGCCCGCGAAGAGCGTAAAGACTTCCGGAAAAGGAAATGATACTTTCTGAAAATCGAAAGAAATAAGGGATTTCCTGATGATTACTAAAAAACTGAAATATGAAATTTTCAGGAGCAATGTAGCTTCCAAAAGAAAAATGACAGATAAAGCAAGAGTCATCGTTATGATGCTGATGCGTGATTTCGCCATTTGCGTCATTATAATTATGATGACATTTTTTTTCAGAAAGCTGTTGCGAGATATGTTCATAACTGTGTATCGACTGAAACAGTATTGAGAACAATACGATCAATCCCAAAGAAAAACCGGTTATGAGCTGTCTTCTTTTCATTATGATGCAAAGGTATAAAAGCAAATATAAAAAATGTTTGACTTTAACGCTTTTTATTGAAAATAGTGCAATAGAATATTTTAATATAAGGTAAAAACAGAATAATTAGCATTGTAGACCTTCATGAACAATCATTATATTATATTTGTGTGTCAAATAAATAATCCCCAAAAACGTTTATTTGAAATTCTATTAATTCAAACACACTATGCGATTATTTTTTAGTTGTTTATTTCTGATATCGTTTTTTACTATTTTTTCGCAGGAAGAAAAACCTGAAATTAAACCTGTTAAAATCGATTCTTTGTACAGAGAAGATCAGTTTTACATTTCGGTTACGTACAATCTTTTGGCAGATATGCCTGAGGGTCTTAAACGTGATAAATTTTCTGCTGGAATTTCTGCCGGAATTTTGCGTGATATGCCAATTAATAAAGATAGAACAATTGCTATTGCTGCCGGTTTGGGCTTATCGTATCAGAATTATTTTCAAAACCTGAACATTTCTAAAAATGAGGACGGGCTGGTATATGCCGTAAACGATTATAATGAATTTGTTTCAAATAGGTTCAGGCAATATTTAGTCGATGTTCCAATTGAATTCAGGTGGAGAAATTCTACTTACGAAAGTCATAAGTTTTGGAGGATTTATACAGGTTTAAAACTTAGTTATGTTTTATCCAGCAGATCTGTTTTGGATGATGGTGAAAATACTTATAAAATTAACAATAACCCGGATCTCAACAGATTTCAATATGGAGCTTACATTTCTGCGGGCTACAATACCTGGAATGTTTATTTTTACTATGGGCTAAATCCTTTATTTAAAGATGTTAAAACTGTTTCCGGAGAAGAAGTCAAAATGAAAACCATGAACCTGGGCCTTATTTTTTATATTTTATAGCCACAAATACAAAAATAAAACCTGAGGAATAATTCCAACGAAAAAGCCTATTATTAGTTCTCTATACGTATGTGCATTCATTTCCAGACGTGACGATGCCACAATTCCGGTCAGTAAAATCAAAAGAGCAGGCCAGTACGGATTATGCAGCTGTAGATGCATGTTCAGTCCAATTACAAAAACAGCAAAACCACTTATGGCCATCATGTGTAAACTGACTTTTATCTTAAAAATAGCGTAAATAAGAGCAAAAATAGTACTGAATAATCCGCCCAGAAAGAAAAAATGTAGTTCGGGATAACGGCTTATTACAATACTCCTTTTTACGAGCAATATTAATAAAAAGCAAAGCAGAGTCAACGGAATAATGCGTTGGGATGTATCAGGAATCATTACTGATTTTATATTTCCGGTTGATTTTAGCAATAAAAAAAACAATATCGGAACGATAAAAGTAATAATCAGGATCTGAAATAAAACGAAATATTTTTCCTGAATAGTGAAGACATCCCCTTTATAAAAAAGATAAAATAATGCAGCGTATATCGGGATAAAAACCGGATGCAATATATAAGAGAATATGGGAAGGAATTTTTTCAAAACGCTGTAATTTGAGGTCTTCGACAAATATAAATGAAATATAAATAGCTTTATGTTAACCATTTATTTTTTAAGAAAACTACAACTCTTTTCGGGCTTAATGTTTAAATTTGAAAAAAGAATTTTTCTAATGAGCGTAAATTTAAAAAGCCTTGTATCGGTCCTGCATGCCGATTGGACTGGCTCAGATGCCGCCGTTTTTGTTGATCATATTTCTATAGACAGCCGTTCACTTCAAAATGGTTCGCAAACCTTATTTTTCGCATTGTCGGGTACCAATAATGATGCACATTCTTATATTTTGGAGTTGATAGAAAAGGGTGTGCAGAATTTTGTAGTCCAATATATTCCTGAAAATAGTGTTGGAAAAGCTAATTTTTTAGTTGTAAAATCAACTTTAGAAGCGCTACAGAAATTTGCTGCTTATCATCGAAATCATTTTGCTATACCTGTTATCGGATTAACGGGCAGTAATGGAAAAACAATAGTAAAAGAGTGGCTCAATTTTTTACTCGGTCCTGATTATAATATTATCAGAAGCCCTAAAAGTTATAATTCGCAGGTTGGGGTGCCTCTTTCGGTAATTGCAATTAACGAAAAACACAATTTAGGCATTTTTGAAGCCGGAATTTCGACCGTTAATGAAATGGATAAACTGGAAGAAATCATTAAACCTACTATTGGAGTGCTTACCAATATAGGAACAGCTCACGATGAAGGCTTTGTGAATTTAGTACAGAAGATTGATGAAAAACTGCTTTTGTTCAAAGATTCACCCGTTATTATTTATCAGAAAAATGAAATTGTCGATTCGTGCTTATCCCAATTTGCGGCAGAATACATGCTGCATCCCAGAAAGCTTTTTTCATGGAGTTACACAGATAAATCAGCGGATGTATTTATTCTTAGAAAAAAAATAAGGATGAAATCACAAACATTCAATACCAGTTTAAAAAAGAAAATTATGATTTGCAAATCCCTTTTAGCGATTCGGCTTCTGTAGAAAATACCATTTCATGCTTATTGGTTTTGCTTCATTTTCAATATGATGCTGCAACAATTCAAGATCGTATTCAGGGGTTGTATCCGGTAGAAATGCGTCTGGAAGTGAAAAACGGAATCCATAACTGCAGCATTATTGATGATAGTTACAGTTCTGATTTTCAGTCTCTAAAAATAGCGTTGGATTTTCTGGAAAGCCAAAAAAAGAATGCGTCTAAAACGGTTATTTTATCCGATATTTTTCAAAGCGGATTTTCAAACGAAGAATTATATTCTAAAGTAGCGCAGTTAATCGCTGATAACAAGGTCAATCGTGTTATTGGAATCGGCACAACCATTTCGTTATTTAAAAACAAATTTTCGAATTGTAGCACATATCAAAACACTCCCGAATTTATCAATGATTTTGAAAACCTTAATTTTGCCAATGAAACCATTTTGATAAAAGGGGCAAGGTCATTTCAATTTGAAGAAATTGTGTCTTTGCTGGAAGAGAAAACCCATGAAACCATTCTGGAAATCAATCTGAATTCCATTAGTCATAATTTGAATTTCTTTAAATCTAAATTAGCAAGTGATGTCAAAATCATGGTCATGGTAAAGGCTTTTGGCTATGGTAACGGAGGGCTGGAAATTGCCAAACTACTCGAACATCATAAGGTAGATTATTTGGGTGTGGCTTTCGCCGATGAAGGGATTTCGCTTAAAAATGGCGGAATAAAACTACCCATCATGGTGTTAAATCCTGAGTCGACGAGTTTTGCATCGATTATTCAATATCAGTTAGAGCCTGAAATTTACAGTTTAAAAGGATTGAATGCCTTTTTGAAAATTGCACGTGAAAAGAATTTAAAAGATTTTCCAATTCATATTAAATTAGACACCGGAATGCATCGTCTGGGTTTTGAAGAAAATACAATAGACGAACTGATTGCCGCTTTAAAAGGAAATTTAACAGTACGAATTCAGAGTATTTTATCGCATATGGCAACGAGCGATGACATGCAGCATTATGAATTTGCAATGTCACAGATCAGATTATTCGAAAAACTGTCTTCAAAATTAATAAATGAATTAGGTGTAAATCCGATCCGCCATATACTGAATACTTCTGGAATTAGTAATTTTCCGGATGCACAATACGATATGGTGCGTTTAGGAATTGGCCTTTACGGAGTTTCAAACGACTCTTCAGAACAAAAATACCTGGAAAATGTTGGGACTTTAAAATCGATTATTTCACAGGTTCGAACCATTCCAGGCGGAGACAGCGTTGGTTACGGGCGCAGATTTATGGCTCAAAAAGAGACCAAAATTGCTACGATTCCAATTGGTTACGCAGATGGGATTTCGAGATTATGGGGAAATGGAGTAGGCTACATTAGGATTAAGAATCAAAAAGCACCTATTGTGGGAAGTGTCTGCATGGATATGCTGATGGTTGATGTTAGCGAAATTGATTGTAAAGAGGGGGATTCAGTTATCATTTTTGGGGAAAGCCCGACTGTAACAGAAATAGCTGATGCTTTAAAAACGATACCTTATGAAATCCTGACGAGTATTTCGCAAAGGGTAAAAAGGGTGTTTTTTAGGTAGTTTTAAAGAACTTTCAGTAAAATTACGTACTTTAGATATCTATTAATTTCATATAAAACGAACAATCATGGGAATGTTTTCAGAGTTTAAGGAATTTGCAATGAAAGGCAACGTAGTCGATTTGGCTGTCGGTGTGATTATTGGAGCTGCTTTTGGTAAAATTGTAAGCTCGTTAATTGAAGATGTAATTACGCCATTAATACTCAAACCTGCTTTAGATGCAGCAAACTTGTCAACTATAGAGCAGCTAGTTGCATTTGGAGGAGTAAAATATGGAATGTTTCTTTCGGCAGTAATTAACTTTATAATTGTTGCTTTTGTTTTGTTTCTAATTATTAAAGGAATAAACAATCTGAAAAAGAAAGAAGCACCTGCTCCTGCACCGCCTGCCGGACCAACACAGGAAGAATTGCTTACACAAATTAGGGATCTTTTGAAAAATAAACAATAATATACATACCGCTACACTAAAGTCTAACTTAACCGTTCCATAATTGGGGCGGTTTTTTTCTTTTTGTTTAATTTGTAACAATTTGTTATTTTTTGTGAATCAGATTGTAATCGTTTTTATTATCCCTACTTTTGCAATCTAAATTAGAACATTCATAATAAAAAATATAAAAATGAGAATAGCGGTTGTAGGCGCCACCGGTATGGTTGGCGAGATAATGTTAAAAGTTTTAGCAGAAAGAAATTTTCCGGTTACAGAATTAATTCCAGTTGCTTCAGAGAAATCTGTTGGTAAGGAAATCGAATATAAAGGACAAAAATATAAAGTGGTTGGTTTGCAGACTGCGGTTGATTTAAAAGCAGATATTGCTGTTTTCTCTGCAGGAGGTGACACTTCATTAGAGTGGGCTCCAAAATTTGCTGCTGCCGGAACAACGGTAATTGATAATTCATCTGCATGGAGAATGGATCCGACTAAAAAATTAATCGTGCCTGAAATCAACGCAGAGTCCTTGACCAAAGAGGATAAAATTATTGCCAATCCAAACTGTTCTACTATTCAAATGGTGTTGACATTAGCCCCTTTGCATAGAAAATACAACATCAAAAGAATCATTGTTTCTACTTATCAATCGATCACTGGTACAGGTGTAAAAGCGGTAAGACAATTAGAAAATGAGTATGCAGGAGTTGAAGGAGATATGGCATATAAATATCCAATTCACAGAAATGCAATTCCACAATGTGATAGTTTCGAAGCTAACGGATATACGAAAGAAGAAATGAAATTAGTTCGTGAAACTCAAAAAATCCTTTCAGACAATACCATCAGAGTTACGGCTACTGCAGTTCGTGTTCCTGTTGTTGGGGGCCATAGTGAGGCTGTAAACGTTGAGTTTACGAATGATTTTGATGTAAAAGAAGTTCGCGAAATTTTACAAAATACTGATGGAGTAGTGGTTCAGGATGATTTGGATGCTTTTTCTTATCCGATGCCTTTATTTGCAGAAGGCAAAAATGAGGTTTTTGTTGGAAGAATCCGTCGTGACGAAAGCCAGCCAAATACATTAAACATGTGGATCGTTGCTGATAACTTAAGAAAAGGTGCTGCAACAAACACAATTCAAATCGCCGAATATTTAATTCAGGCAGGTTTGGTATAAATCGGAGGTTACAAAAATTGTTATAGAAAAAAAACCGTAATTACGAATAGTGATTACGGTTTTTTTGTTAAGAATATCTTTCTAAAGTATAAATGAAAATGAATTTGTATAATCGGAAAATCATTTCAAAGAAAAAATTCCAAATCCAGTAGAATCATAACCATTGGAGTTTGGAATTTTACAATATTGTGATAACTATTTAGTATTCAGGAGCCAGCTCAAGTTCCAGTCCGTCTAATTCAGTAGTAATTGGAATCTGACATCCTAAACGGCTATTCGATTTAACATAAAAGGCTTCCGAAAGCATGGCTTCTTCATCATCTCCCATTTCTGGTAATGCAACATCATTTAGAACATAACACTGGCAGGAAGCACACATAGCCATTCCGCCACAGGTTCCTTCAACAGGAAGTTCGTATGCTTTGCATAACTCCATTATATTCATTGCCATATCAGTTGGAGCCTGTAATTCGTGTATAACTCCTTCGCGGTCTTTAATCTTTATTAATACATCCATTTTAAACTATTGGAATTTTACTTGATTTGGAATTTGATAACGTGAACAAATTCCGGAATTATTTTTAATTAACTTGATTTTAAACTAAATGCATATTCTTTTCTGCTACTTTCTTTGAGATGCATTTTTGCACCCAGATAATTCCCGCCTTTTTCCAGCAATGTTACAATAGCTATTACAGAATAATAATCGTTGTCGGCCTGAAAAATCAATGTGCCTTCGTACGTTGTATTCACGATACCTTGTTTATCTGTCTGAGTAGCTATTTTTCGCGGGTGTGAAAATTCTGCGGTACTGTAAGTCGTTTTATTTGAGAACTTTGCTTTTCCTTCGCAAAAATCATATAAAAAATCGTAATTAACAACTCTAAAACTACCTTCTTCACTTTGACTGTTGATAGAAAATACAATTTTTCCTGAATAACTGTAATCAGACCATTCTTCTGAATCGTTTACCCATGCCTTATCTACAATTAATGTTTCGGAATTTAGTTGAGCATAATTTACAGAGACTAAAAACAATAATATAAAAAGTGTGTAATATTTTTTCATATTTAAAGATTTAAGGGTTTGCTACAAATTTAAGTTAAATGTGTAGCAATTTCTTAACAGAATGTCTCAAATCTTTTAATTATTTTTTGTCAAAATCGTAAAAAAACATGTGTTTTAACATATTTGTATATGGGATTTCAGCAAAAACACTCAAATGGCTATTGTTCTTATTAAAAAGTTTAATCTACTAATAAGATTAAGACCATTTATTTTATTACATAATATTCACCACGGTTTCTATTTGTGGAGCATATTTTTTGATTGTGGTTTCTACGCCTGCCTTTAAAGTCATCTGATTCACACTGCAGCTAATGCAGGCTCCTTCAAGACGAACTTTTACATGTTTATCGTCTTCAATAGAAATCAGCGTAATGTCGCCCCCATCAGAATTTAAAAAAGGTCTGATTTCATCAAGAGCCAATAATACATTGCTTGTTAATTCTTCTGTTGTCATAATATTAATGTGTCAATTAGAGAATGTGCCAATTAGAGAATGTGTTAATTTAGAGAATGTGTCAATTAGGTAATTTTTAAACGATCCCAATTATTTCATTATCTTATTTTCAAATTATCTAATTATCTCATTATCTCAATTATCTAATTTTTCTTTACTGCTGAACAGCCAGCCATTGTTGTGATTTTTATGGCTTCTGTTGCAGGCAGGCTCTCGTTTCTGTTTACTGTTTCCTGAACAACATTTCGTGTAATTTCTTCAAATACAGTTTCAATTGGTGAAGCTGTTTGCAAAGCTGCCGGGCGGCCATAATCTCCTGCCTCACGAATAGATTGTACAATTGGTACTTCTCCTAAAAAAGGAACATTTAAATCTTCTGCCAGATTTTTAGCGCCTTCCTTTCCAAAGATATAATATTTATTGTCAGGTAATTCTTCTGGTGTAAAGTATGCCATATTTTCAATAATACCCAGAACAGGCACGTTTATATTGTCCTGCATAAACATTGCCACTCCTTTTTTGGCATCTGCCAAAGCAACAGCTTGCGGAGTACTTACTACTACAGCACCTGTGATAGGTAATGACTGCATGATCGAAAGATGAATATCACCTGTTCCCGGAGGTAAATCCAGAAGCATAAAATCCAATTCTCCCCAATCAGCATCAAAAATCATTTGGTTCAAAGCTTTTGCAGCCATTGGACCTCTCCATATTACAGCCTGGCTTGGTGCAGTAAAAAATCCGATTGAAAGCATTTTGATTTCGTAACTTTCTACAGGTTTCATTTTTGATTTTCCATCAACGGTAACCGAAATTGGTTTCTCGTTTTCAACATCAAACATAATAGGCATTGAAGGTCCGTAAATATCGGCATCCAGAACGCCAACTTTAAATCCCATTTTTGCCAGAGTTACCGCTAAATTTGCAGTAACAGTAGATTTTCCGACACCTCCTTTTCCGGAAGCAACGGCAATTATATTTTTGATTCCCGGAATGGCACGGCCTTTAATTTCGTTTTTCTCAGGAGTTTCCACCTTCGTATTTACCTTAATTTTTGCTTCTGGCGATACCAGTTCATTAATCGTTTTTTTGATATCGTCTTCTGCTCTTTTTTTAATGTGCATGGCAGGTGTATGAAGTACTAAATCTACTACTACTTCATCACCAAATGTAATAACGTTGGCAACAGCACCGCTTTCAACCATATTTTTTCCTTCTCCGGCTATGGTGATAGTTTCCAAAGCCTTAAGAATTTCTTTTCTATCTAATTTCATTTTTGATATAATGTTTTCTAATGAGCGAAATTAATTTTAAGTAATATTAATTTAACTAAATTCAGTTTGCAAAGATAACGCATTAAGTTCGGATTTTTGCTGTTTTGGATTGTATTTGTTGATATTACAATTATTCAAAATGATACGTTTTATAAAAAAAGAGATTTTGAATTAGAATGATTTTCAATGCAGAAAAAATAAACTGAGGTTCAGGATAAAAAAGAAACCCGCCAAATTTTCTGATTTCAGCGGGTTTCTAAAAAAAATGGTCTACAAGTTATTCGTATTTGAGATATTTCAAAACATCTATTTTCGTTACCTGATATGCTTTTGTCAGGACAATCAGTAAAGTAAGCGCCAGTAATGAAATTAATGCGATTGAAAATGGCAAAGCCGAAATGTTTATTCTGAATGCGTAATCTTCAAGCCATTTTTGCAATAAAATATAAGCTGGAATGATTCCAATTCCAAATCCAAGTAAGCAAAAAAGGATATATTGTTTTGATAATTCTTTCAGCAAGATGTCTGTTTCTGCGCCCAGTGTTTTTCTAATTGCTATTTCTTTCAGTCTTCTCTCCATCGAAAATGATGCCAAAGCGAACAATCCAAAAACGGCAATTAGTATTACGACCATATTTAGAATGAAAAACAGGTTTTTTTGCTTTATTTGTTCCTCGTAAGTTTTAGCAAATCCTTTGTTAACAAATTCATAATCAAAAGGATAATCTGGATTTACATTTTTCTCCCAATATTTTTTCAAATTTTCTAACGTTTCTGTTAAATTATTTGGAGAAACCTTTACAAACACATTATTAAAGTTATTCCATTTTAAAGTTTTAAGATTAATAAAAACCATTGGTGGCACTTTACTCTGCAAACCAGTAATATTGAAATCTTTTACAACCCCGACAATTTTAAATTTCAGGTTACCCTTTTCATTTCCCCATCCAGAAGTTACAATCTGGTTTATCGGATTTTTAAGATTTAATTGCTTGACCAAAGTTTCATTCATCAACATACTGCTAATCGTATCCGACGAATATTTAGGAGATAAATCACGTCCCTGAACGATTTTAATTTTCATCATATCCAGAAAACCAAAATCCATTTCAACATTTCTCGGCTGTACAAAAATACCATTGTGTTTAAAACCAGAACTTGAACTGGTGCTTCCTCCAAAACTTCCTGCAAATGTACTTACATCTAAAACTCCGGGAATTTTTGCTATTTCCTGTTTATCGACCAGATA encodes:
- a CDS encoding porin family protein, which produces MRLFFSCLFLISFFTIFSQEEKPEIKPVKIDSLYREDQFYISVTYNLLADMPEGLKRDKFSAGISAGILRDMPINKDRTIAIAAGLGLSYQNYFQNLNISKNEDGLVYAVNDYNEFVSNRFRQYLVDVPIEFRWRNSTYESHKFWRIYTGLKLSYVLSSRSVLDDGENTYKINNNPDLNRFQYGAYISAGYNTWNVYFYYGLNPLFKDVKTVSGEEVKMKTMNLGLIFYIL
- the mscL gene encoding large-conductance mechanosensitive channel protein MscL; its protein translation is MGMFSEFKEFAMKGNVVDLAVGVIIGAAFGKIVSSLIEDVITPLILKPALDAANLSTIEQLVAFGGVKYGMFLSAVINFIIVAFVLFLIIKGINNLKKKEAPAPAPPAGPTQEELLTQIRDLLKNKQ
- a CDS encoding aspartate-semialdehyde dehydrogenase, producing the protein MRIAVVGATGMVGEIMLKVLAERNFPVTELIPVASEKSVGKEIEYKGQKYKVVGLQTAVDLKADIAVFSAGGDTSLEWAPKFAAAGTTVIDNSSAWRMDPTKKLIVPEINAESLTKEDKIIANPNCSTIQMVLTLAPLHRKYNIKRIIVSTYQSITGTGVKAVRQLENEYAGVEGDMAYKYPIHRNAIPQCDSFEANGYTKEEMKLVRETQKILSDNTIRVTATAVRVPVVGGHSEAVNVEFTNDFDVKEVREILQNTDGVVVQDDLDAFSYPMPLFAEGKNEVFVGRIRRDESQPNTLNMWIVADNLRKGAATNTIQIAEYLIQAGLV
- a CDS encoding 2Fe-2S iron-sulfur cluster-binding protein, giving the protein MDVLIKIKDREGVIHELQAPTDMAMNIMELCKAYELPVEGTCGGMAMCASCQCYVLNDVALPEMGDDEEAMLSEAFYVKSNSRLGCQIPITTELDGLELELAPEY
- a CDS encoding NifU family protein, with product MTTEELTSNVLLALDEIRPFLNSDGGDITLISIEDDKHVKVRLEGACISCSVNQMTLKAGVETTIKKYAPQIETVVNIM
- a CDS encoding Mrp/NBP35 family ATP-binding protein, producing the protein MKLDRKEILKALETITIAGEGKNMVESGAVANVITFGDEVVVDLVLHTPAMHIKKRAEDDIKKTINELVSPEAKIKVNTKVETPEKNEIKGRAIPGIKNIIAVASGKGGVGKSTVTANLAVTLAKMGFKVGVLDADIYGPSMPIMFDVENEKPISVTVDGKSKMKPVESYEIKMLSIGFFTAPSQAVIWRGPMAAKALNQMIFDADWGELDFMLLDLPPGTGDIHLSIMQSLPITGAVVVSTPQAVALADAKKGVAMFMQDNINVPVLGIIENMAYFTPEELPDNKYYIFGKEGAKNLAEDLNVPFLGEVPIVQSIREAGDYGRPAALQTASPIETVFEEITRNVVQETVNRNESLPATEAIKITTMAGCSAVKKN